A DNA window from Purpureocillium takamizusanense chromosome 9, complete sequence contains the following coding sequences:
- a CDS encoding uncharacterized protein (EggNog:ENOG503P4WS) → MSQVKNLRAMFENKGDASPDRGRSPAGVSVSHSNPAGPDGVVSPRPLSKVRTNFVAIEKDGRIGLRRDPSGESSLSRRRTSIDTDVESATTVPEKPVIPLIDHLGKPARKAVVAEPMQQSAMAPDDYFQASGDPGTTRDANHHKRAEVDSPAASSAGAEPPTKLNSGSSHRMQSTSTNVPPDSAPNAQRVPDAQSKIPPTTAKVPLKASSGSLNKNSKLPATKTKSSSVLKTAGSIPAPTLAAKAAEKQGHELDPSSSKRGLATARSHTRSSTAAGRAQALKLGGQGDTGFVKPKSKSPTKPVNISSSLIAPTASSASRGGNSRQSLSRQSSSPQNGGASVQHSARASLPAITSTHLGKLPVSAIGRPRPSVGPPPGRSSQVDPNVAKRPSHVDEGFLARMTRPTQASSYKTARKSPSSPPRRLKPRQAATANVVGQATSHGQANQDQARVTKNVATNSLSTAPSSSAADVKTQSASQIAAGQYIQDNDSSPVEVCHPAVAVADPAPAEHVSPIIQSGTADPNTAAFQEVTEPASVLERSSDVEVAREETVERDDIEVMLPETTEAGSELSVVVGPSPDSTQALVADLPTSNADDVSVPKVMATQAAGTLCVQAKNDMASPPPSKSPTLTESATRTEPNLDGEVGDNSTVGELPNEGAESPADAIAAGTGNIKQSVEA, encoded by the exons ATGAGCCAGGTAAAGAACCTGCGCGCCATGTTCGAAAATAAAGGGGATGCGAGCCCGGATAGAGGGAGATCGCCTGCTGGTGTCTCAGTCTCCCATTCCAACCCCGCAG GTCCCGACGGTGTCGTCTCCCCAAGACCGCTGTCCAAAGTTCGAACCAACTTCGTCGCTATCGAGAAGGACGGCCGCATAGGGCTGCGACGAGATCCTAGCGGAGAGTCAAGCTTATCGAGACGACGCACAAGTATCGATACTGATGTCGAGTCGGCTACCACTGTCCCCGAGAAGCCCGTGATACCATTAATCGACCACCTGGGCAAGCCTGCGCGCAAAGCCGTGGTTGCTGAGCCAATGCAACAGTCTGCAATGGCTCCGGATGATTACTTCCAGGCTTCTGGTGACCCTGGAACCACCCGTGATGCCAATCATCACAAGCGTGCTGAAGTCGATAGCCCTGCTGCCTCATCCGCCGGGGCTGAGCCTCCTACGAAGCTCAACTCTGGGAGCAGTCATCGCATGCAGAGCACCTCCACAAACGTCCCGCCGGACTCCGCTCCAAATGCACAAAGGGTTCCCGATGCACAATCAAAGATTCCCCCAACGACCGCAAAGGTCCCCCTCAAGGCGAGTTCTGGCTCACTCAACAAGAACTCCAAGCTACCAGCAACGAAGACCAAGTCTTCATCAGTGCTCAAAACAGCTGGCAGCATACCCGCTCCTACATTAGCTGCGAAAGCCGCCGAAAAACAAGGGCATGAACTTGACCCCTCCTCATCGAAACGGGGCTTGGCCACAGCACGGTCGCATACACGAtcgtccaccgccgccggcagagCTCAAGCCCTGAAATtgggcggccaaggcgatACTGGTTTCGTCAAACCCAAGTCGAAATCCCCGACAAAGCCGGTGAACATTTCATCCTCCCTGATAGCGCCAACCGCCTCTTCTGCCTCACGTGGTGGTAACTCAAGACAGTCTCTGTCCCGACAATCCAGCAGCCCCCAAAACGGTGGAGCTTCCGTTCAACACTCTGCACGAGCGAGTTTGCCGGCAATTACGTCCACCCACCTGGGGAAGCTACCCGTGTCTGCAATTGGCCGTCCCAGACCAAGTGTTGGCCCTCCACCGGGCAGGTCATCGCAAGTGGACCCAAACGTTGCAAAACGACCTAGCCATGTCGATGAGGGATTCCTTGCGCGAATGACCCGGCCAACACAGGCATCCTCGTACAAGACGGCGCGAAAGAGCCCCTCGTCACCTCCAAGGAGGCTCAAGCCGAGGCAAGCCGCCACCGCGAATGTTGTTGGGCAAGCTACCTCCCATGGACAGGCCAATCAAGACCAGGCAAGAGTGACAAAGAACGTGGCCACAAACTCGCTATCGACAGCGCCATCCTCATCTGCAGCCGATGTAAAGACACAATCTGCATCCCAGATAGCTGCTGGTCAATACATCCAGGATAACGACAGTTCTCCAGTTGAAGTGTGCCACCCTGCGGTAGCGGTGGCGGATCCAGCACCCGCAGAACATGTCTCACCAATCATCCAATCTGGAACGGCAGACCCCAACACCGCTGCCTTTCAGGAGGTGACCGAGCCAGCGAGTGTGCTTGAAAGGTCGAGTGATGTCGAGGTCGCCCGAGAGGAGACTGTTGAGCGCGACGATATCGAAGTTATGCTTCCCGAGACGACTGAAGCTGGGTCCGAGTTATCTGTAGTAGTTGGGCCGTCGCCAGACTCGACTCAGGCACTCGTTGCCGACCTACCGACAAGCAACGCAGATGATGTGAGCGTGCCCAAAGTCATGGCCACCCAGGCAGCAGGTACCTTATGTGTACAGGCGAAGAACGATATggcatcgccaccgccttcGAAGTCGCCAACTCTGACAGAGTCAGCTACGCGTACAGAGCCGAATCTTGACGGGGAGGTAGGAGACAACTCCACTGTAGGAGAGCTGCCCAACGAAGGTGCAGAATCTCCTGCGGATGCTATTGCAGCTGGCACAGGAAATATCAAGCAGTCTGTTGAGGCGTAG
- the MEF1 gene encoding Elongation factor G, mitochondrial (COG:J~EggNog:ENOG503NV2U), translated as MSASSAVKWLNCRLLCAAQGPTRVARDGPSVFNPWCRQAARSFTRTCTRPASAAQEALKKAQDDAASLTPEYVAANMAPEEAQRLSRVRNIGIAAHIDSGKTTATERVLFYTGRIKAIHEVRGKDAVGAKMDSMELEREKGITIQSAATFCDWKKVENDKEETYHFNLIDTPGHIDFTIEVERALRVLDGAVMILCAVSGVQSQTTTVDRQMKRYNVPRISFINKMDRMGANPWKAVEQINSKLKMPAAAIQIPIGAEDEFEGVVDLIEMRALYFEGPRGTKVRVADQIPGPFLEIAKEKRQVLIEKLADVDDDIAELFLEEQEPTNAQIKAAIRRATIARSFTPVLMGSALADKAVQPMLDAVCDYLPDPAQVDNTALDKSRGEREVKLVPYNSLPFVGLAFKLEENNYGQLTYIRVYQGTLTKGTYLYNSRTDKKVRIPRIVRMHSNEMEDVSEVGAGEICAVFGVDCASGDTFTDGGLPYTMSSMFVPDAVMSLSIKPKRTADADSFSKAMNRFQREDPTFRVHVDPESEETIISGMGELHLEVYVERLRREYKTECITGQPRVAYRETISRRADYDYLLKRQSGGPGDFARVAGYIEPFDRPDENHYESQVVGGHIPDKFLTACAKGFDLACEKGPLLGHRVIGAKMIVNDGATHVTDSSDYAFNLATQMAFRKAFTDAGGQVLEPLMKTTITAPNEFQGNILMLMNKRNATIHDTEIGSEEFTLICDCSLNAMFGFSSQLRAATQGKGEFSMEFSHYAPAPPHLQKELVAKYQAELEAKRTK; from the exons ATGtctgcatcgtcggccgtcaAGTGGCTCAATTGTCGCCTGCTATGTGCGGCCCAAGGACCGACCCGAGTAGCTCGCGACGGCCCGAGTGTCTTCAACCCCTGGTGCCGGCAGGCCGCGCGATCCTTTACACGGACATGCACACGTCCAGCGAGCGCTGCGCAGGAAGC CCTAAAGAAAGCTCAGGATGATGCCGCCAGCCTAACGCCCGAGTATGTAGCCGCGAACATGGCTCCAGAGGAGGCGCAGCGACTCTCGCGAGTGCGCAATATTGGCATCGCA GCTCATATCGACAGCGGCAAAACTACAGCCACCGAGCGAGTCCTTTTCTACACTGGTCGCATCAAGGCCATACACGAAGTAAGAGGCAAGGATGCCGTGGGCGCCAAGATGGACTCGATGGAACTAGAGCGAGAAAAGGGAATCACCATACAGTCCGCCGCGACATTTTGCGACTGGAAAAAGGTGGAAAACGATAAAGAGGAGACATATCACTTCAATCTGATCGACACCCCCGGTCACATCGACTTTACCATTGAGGTGGAGCGCGCCCTGCGTGTGTTGGATGGTGCTGTCATGATTCTCTGTGCTGTGAGCGGAGTGCAGTCACAGACGACCACTGTCGACCGCCAGATGAAACGCTACAATGTTCCGCGCATCTCCTTCATCAACAAGATGGATCGAATGGGCGCCAACCCCTGGAAAGCCGTGGAACAGATCAACTCGAAGCTCAAgatgcccgccgcagccatTCAGATTCCTATTGGGGCTGAAGATGAGTTTGAAGGCGTCGTTGACCTCATCGAGATGAGGGCGCTATACTTCGAAGGGCCTCGTGGTACGAAGGTCAGGGTCGCCGATCAGATACCCGGCCCGTTTCTAGAAATTGCCAAGGAGAAACGGCAAGTTCTCATTGAGAAGCTTGCAGATGTGGATGACGACATTGCCGAACTATTCTTGGAGGAACAGGAACCCACGAATGCTCAGATCAAGGCTGCAATTCGCAGGGCTACCATTGCCCGGTCCTTCACTCCTGTCCTCATGGGTTCAGCGCTGGCGGACAAGGCGGTCCAACCAATGCTCGATGCCGTCTGCGACTACCTCCCGGATCCTGCGCAGGTCGACAATACTGCTCTCGACAAGTCCCGGGGTGAGCGGGAGGTAAAACTCGTGCCGTACAACTCGCTGCCTTTCGTGGGACTGGCCTTTAAGTTGGAAGAGAACAACTATGGCCAGCTTACATACATACGTGTCTACCAGGGAACACTCACAAAGGGCACATATCTGTACAATTCTCGGACGGACAAAAAGGTGCGGATCCCGCGCATTGTGCGCATGCATTCCAACGAAATGGAGGACGTGTCCGAAGTTGGCGCTGGCGAAATTTGCGCCGTCTTTGGTGTGGACTGTGCGTCGGGCGACACCTTCACCGACGGTGGCCTTCCATACACGATGTCTTCCATGTTCGTTCCCGATGCTGTCATGTCGCTGTCGATCAAACCAAAGCGGACTGCGGATGCCGATAGCTTCAGCAAGGCCATGAATCGATTTCAGCGTGAGGACCCGACGTTCAGGGTGCATGTTGACCCTGAGAGCGAAGAAACTATTATCTCTGGCATGGGTGAACTGCATCTCGAGGTTTACGTTGAGCGGCTGCGACGAGAATACAAGACTGAGTGCATCACGGGCCAGCCTCGCGTGGCTTATCGAGAGACGATTTCACGTCGCGCCGACTACGATTATCTCCTGAAGAGACAAAGTGGCGGACCTGGCGACTTCGCACGCGTGGCAGGATACATTGAGCCCTTTGACAGGCCTGATGAGAATCACTACGAAAGTCAAGTTGTGGGTGGGCATATTCCTGACAAGTTTCTGACAGCATGTGCGAAAGGCTTTGACCTCGCATGCGAGAAGGGCCCCCTGCTTGGCCACCGTGTCATTGGGGCCAAGATGATTGTCAACGACGGAGCTACTCATGTCACGGACTCATCCGACTATGCTTTCAACCTGGCTACGCAGATGGCCTTCCGCAAGGCTTTTACCGACGCTGGAGGCCAAGTGTTGGAACCCCtcatgaagacgacgatcACGGCGCCCAACGAGTTTCAGGGCAACATCCTCATGCTCATGAACAAGCGAAATGCCACGATTCATGACACGGAGATTGGTAGCGAGGAATTCACGCTCATTTGCGACTGCAGCCTCAATGCCATGTTTGGCTTCAGCTCTCAACTTCGCGCAGCTACGCAAGGAAAGGGCGAGTTTAGCATGGAATTTAGCCACTACGCTCCAGCTCCCCCTCATCTACA GAAAGAGCTTGTTGCCAAGTACCAGGCGGAATTGGAGGCAAAGAGGACCAAATAG
- a CDS encoding uncharacterized protein (EggNog:ENOG503NXPH~MEROPS:MER0005350~COG:O): protein MKWSELALLALGPGETLGQVLQWQISKRPELPRLRRRDGSSFVSSITNNVNEGGYFATVKVGSPGQELSLQLDTGSSDVWVPWSGAKLCKDQADGGCPLGSFKPQQSNTFDDVGENLFNIQYQDKDFAKGDYFTDRFQIGSANLSNLTMGLGTSTSIPYGLIGIGYINNEASLQTTNETYPNLPVALQQAGLIKTVAYSLWLNDLSSSSGSILFGGIDTEKYVGDLTTLPVLRNERADNYTEFAVSLYSVEASSNSGSDTLTSPQLPVKVVLDSGTSLTYLPQDLATQVWDEVGAVWDSSVNAAVLPCSFANHGGHFSFVFAGPKGPRVNVTMDELVLPISTGQAPQFASGPYRGQPVCEFGILNQTQAPYLLGDTFLRSAYVVYDLKNNQVAIAATDFNSTKTNVVAFASDGASIPSATAVSNDGSGTPPPQATQSGLAASKGFQAGSGATASDPMSRVGFIVLGLTLAHILVLSC from the exons ATGAAGTGGTCTGAGCTGGCTCTGTTGGCCCTTGGGCCGGGTGAAACGCTGGGGCAAGTGCTTCAATGGCAGATTTCCAAGCGTCCCGAGCTGCCTcgactccgccgccgcgatggtTCTAGCTTCGTCAGCTCTATCACGAATAACGTTAACGAAGGAGGCTACTTTGCCACCGTCAAGGTTGGCTCCCCTGGCCAGGAGCTTTCGCTGCAGCTCGACACGGGAAGCAGCGATGTATGGGTGCCGTGGAGCGGTGCGAAACTATGCAAGGATCAGGCCGATGGCGGCTGCCCTCTCGGAAGCT TCAAGCCTCAGCAGTCCAACACTTTCGATGACGTTGGGGAGAACCTCTTCAACATTCAGTATCAGGATAAAGACTTCGCCAAGGGCGACTACTTCACTGATCGTTTTCAGATCGGCTCGGCCAATCTCAGTAACCTGACGATGGGACTCGGCACCTCCACTTCGATTCCTTACGGACTCATTGGTATTGGCTACATCAACAATGAGGCGTCACTGCAGACCACCAACGAGACATATCCAAATCTACCCGTCGCCTTGCAGCAAGCTGGCCTGATAAAGACTGTTGCGTATAGCTTGTGGCTGAACGATCTGAGCTCTAGCTCTGGAAGCATACTCTTCGGCGGCATTGACACGGAAAAGTATGTCGGAGACCTGACCACATTACCAGTTCTCCGCAACGAGCGAGCAGACAATTACACAGAGTTCGCCGTCTCCTTGTACTCGGTTGAAGCCTccagcaacagcggcagcgacacgcTTACGTCGCCACAACTGCCTGTGAAGGTGGTTCTGGACTCAGGCACCTCACTGACATATTTGCCTCAGGACCTGGCAACTCAGGTGTGGGACGAGGTTGGAGCCGTATGGGACTCCagcgtcaacgccgccgtcctgccaTGCTCCTTTGCGAACCACGGTGGACACTTCTCTTTTGTGTTTGCGGGCCCTAAAGGACCCCGAGTCAATGTCACCATGGACGAGCTGGTATTGCCTATCTCGACGGGTCAGGCACCCCAGTTCGCCTCAGGGCCTTACCGTGGCCAGCCCGTCTGTGAGTTCGGCATCCTCAACCAGACGCAGGCGCCGTATTTACTGGGCGACACGTTCCTGCGTTCGGCATATGTGGTGTACGATTTGAAGAACAATCAGGTCGCGATTGCCGCCACCGACTTCAACTCGACCAAGACAAATGTGGTCGCCTTTGCGAGCGACGGAGCCTCTATTCCGTCAGCAACGGCCGTGTCCAAcgatggcagcggcacgcctcctcctcaggCCACCCAGTCCGGTCTTGCCGCTTCAAAGGGATTCCAAGCAGGAAGTGGCGCAACCGCCTCGGATCCGATGTCTCGAGTCGGTTTCATTGTCCTTGGGCTGACACTGGCTCACATACTCGTTCTCAGCTGTTAA
- the ADP1 gene encoding FAD-dependent urate hydroxylase (TransMembrane:9 (n9-20c28/29o319-342i827-848o860-883i904-928o940-963i970-988o1000-1018i1030-1047o1059-1079i)~SECRETED:SignalP(1-28~SECRETED:cutsite=AYA-NS~SECRETED:prob=0.6365)~EggNog:ENOG503NWNI~COG:Q), with protein MASSGRSSVLLVGAVAVALLPYLTMAYANSSFSTADMLRAQLALMDDRPDDCPPCFNCLLPAHTCAQYADCNEYNGKCHCPDGFGGDDCLEPLCGSLGRGKDRPMRSGSVCECDQGWTGINCNVCTENKACDALMETGAGGVCYRNGEVVNYNHQICDVTNKQITGLLGEQRPEVTFTCKKEEATCDFQFWVDAVESFYCHLTDCESGADFSETRNKTSYKCEHISCSCIPGRMLCGKDGSIDLSDFLDQAIQGPGGFSCAQQGGGAHNCAFTEPEMDKLIHDLIGDSSILLNCRAGECLYETEVPGYKRPVKQINTPLIAGVIAGCALFVVAVIVLTWILSRRKLKYGAIRLEDSDDESTKLMADHKPAALYFSNVFYSLNGKSILSGISGICHPGEVTAIMGASGAGKTSLLDILARKNKRGQVSGDFYVNGEKVVNSEYKKVVGFVDQEDTMLPTLTVHETILNSALLRLPRDMGRAAKEQRVLEVEKELGIHHIRDSLIGSEEGKGRGISGGEKRRVSIACELVTSPSILFLDEPTSGLDAYNAYNVVECLVTLAKSYNRTVIFTIHQPRSNIVALFDRLLLLAQGKSVFSGPFSHCQAFFDSIGYECPPGFNIADYLVDLTMHAGSSTSVDDGTVAADVSSLGPSSTRAVKSIASISGEDSSADPSQSPRPKNLRRDSVRARQERELYTRRRHTVDTAASSDAGGEDALTYRLQTNMPNTSQSGFQEDTHDLPPSAATGTDLDLMTQAFSRSNIASVMLSEIHQAILAAGEANGGNSNGCDAGGPIAPSSNAMGRGYARVGYLRQFLILSQRTWKNLYRNPMLMLTHYAIAIILAVFSGYLFYGLTDDIPGFQNRLGLFFFLLALFGFSTLTSLNVFATERLLFVRERANGYYSPATYFAAKVLFDIIPLRIVPPILMGSIVYPMTGLVPDSGHFFKFILVLVLFNLAAAAICLFIGIVCKDGSVANLVGSLVMLFSLLFAGFLLNHDATPAGALWLQTLSIFHYGFESLIVNEVVELTLVDKKYGLDITVPGAAILSSFGFNNSALWTDVRNLGIFAAAFVLLAYAAMHVLLVEKR; from the exons ATGGCTTCCTCGGGCCGTAGCAGCGTGCTGCTAgtcggcgccgttgccgttgccctcCTGCCCTACCTCACCATGGCCTACGCGAactcgagcttctcgaccGCCGACATGCTTCGGGCCCAGCTGGCGCTCATGGACGATCGCCCCGACGACTGCCCACCATG CTTCAACTGCCTTTTGCCGGCCCATACCTGCGCCCAATACGCCGACTGCAACGAATACAACGGCAAATGCCACTGCCCTGACGGattcggcggcgatgactGCCTGGAACCAC TGTGCGGCTCTCTTGGCCGTGGCAAGGATCGGCCCATGCGCTCTGGCAGCGTTTGTGAGTGTGACCAAGGCTGGACCGGCATCAACTGCAACGTATGCACCGAGAACAAGGCGTGCGACGCGCTCATGGAaacgggcgccggcggtgtTTGCTACCGCAATGGCGAGGTTGTCAACTATAACCATCAAATCTGCGACGTCACGAACAAGCAGATCACCGGACTGCTAGGCGAGCAGCGCCCGGAAGTCACCTTTACCTGCAAAAAGGAAGAGGCCACCTGCGACTTTCAAT TCTGGGTCGACGCCGTTGAGTCCTTCTATTGCCACCTCACCGATTGTGAGTCTGGCGCCGACTTTAGCGAAACCAGGAACAAAACCTCGTACAAGTGTGAACACatcagctgcagctgcatTCCAGGCCGCATGCTTTGTGGCAAGGATGGCTCGATCGACCTCTCCGACTTCCTCGACCAGGCCATTCAGGGCCCCGGTGGCTTCTCGTGCGctcagcagggcggcggcgctcatAACTGCGCCTTTACCGAACCCGAGATGGACAAGCTGATTCATGATCTCATTGGCGATTCTAGCATTTTACTAAACTGCCGAGCTGGCGAATGCCTTTATGAGACGGAAGTCCCGGGCTACAAGCGTCCTGTTAAGCAAATCAACACGCCACTTATAGCCGGCGTGATTGCAGGCTGTGCCCTCTTTGTCGTTGCCGTGATCGTCCTGACATGGATTCTGTCGCGTCGCAAGCTCAAGTATGGCGCCATTCGCTTGGAGGATTCAGATGATGAGAGCACGAAGCTCATGGCCGATCACAAGCCCGCTGCCTTGTACTTTTCCAACGTTTTCTACTCGCTCAACGGCAAGAGTATTCTCTCCGGCATAAGTGGAATATGTCACCCGGGCGAGGTTACCGCCATCATGGGAGCATCTGGTGCGGGAAAGACTAGCCTCCTTGATATCCTGGCGCGAAAAAACAAGCGTGGTCAGGTCAGCGGCGACTTTTATGTCAACGGCGAGAAAGTTGTCAATTCGGAGTACAAGAAAGTGGTGGGTTTCGTGGACCAAGAGGACACCATGCTCCCCACGCTCACGGTCCACGAGACTATTCTCAACAGCGCTTTGCTGCGACTGCCCCGTGACATGGGTCGCGCAGCAAAGGAGCAAAGGGTCTTGGAGGTGGAAAAGGAACTTGGGATTCACCATATTCGCGACTCGCTCATTGGCTCCGAAGAAGGCAAAGGCCGCGGTAtctccggcggcgagaagcgtCGCGTCAGCATAGCTTGTGAGCTCGTCACTAGTCCGTCCATACTGTTTCTGGATGAACCGACGAGCGGCCTCGACGCATACAACGCATACAATGTCGTTGAGTGTCTTGTTACCCTGGCCAAAAGCTACAACAGGACCGTCATCTTCACCATTCATCAGCCACGATCCAACATTGTTGCGCTTTTTGACAgactgttgctgctggcgcaaGGCAAAAGTGTCTTTTCAGGTCCTTTTTCGCATTGCCAGGCCTTTTTCGACTCGATAGGCTACGAGTGTCCTCCGGGGTTTAACATTGCTGACTACCTGGTCGATCTTACCATGCAtgcgggcagcagcacttCCGTTGACGATGGCACTGTTGCCGCCGATGTGTCCAGCCTGGGCCCCAGTAGCACCAGAGCTGTGAAGTCAATAGCGAGCATTTCCGGGGAGGACAGCAGCGCGGATCCTTCACAGTCACCAAGGCCAAAAAACCTCCGTCGGGACTCTGTTCGCGCGCGTCAGGAGCGAGAGCTTTATACCAGAAGAAGGCATACAGTGGACACAGCAGCTTCATCAGACGCCGGTGGTGAGGACGCCTTGACCTACAGATTGCAGACCAACATGCCCAACACAAGCCAGTCCGGGTTTCAAGAGGACACTCACGACCTGCCACCGTCCGCCGCGACTGGCACAGACCTCGATTTGATGACGCAGGCTTTTAGCCGCTCTAATATTGCCTCTGTTATGCTCTCCGAGATTCATCAAGCCATCTTAGCTGCAGGGGAGGCAAACGGCGGCAACTCGAATGGCTGCGACGCTGGTGGCCCCATCGCCCCGAGCAGCAATGCCATGGGAAGAGGTTATGCCCGGGTCGGCTATCTGCGACAATTCCTGATCCTTTCTCAGAGGACATGGAAGAATCTGTACAGGAATccgatgctgatgctgacgCACTACGCCATTGCCATCATACTAGCAGTTTTTTCTGGATATCTGTTTTACGGACTTACGGACGACATTCCAGGCTTTCAGAATCGCCTtggcctcttcttcttcctccttgcGCTCTTTGGGTTCAGCACACTCACCAGTCTGAATGTATTCGCTACCGAGCGCCTGCTCTTCGTGCGGGAGCGCGCAAATGGCTACTACTCCCCGGCGACATATTTCGCAGCCAAGGTTCTGTTCGACATCATTCCGTTGCGAATTGTCCCGCCCATTCTTATGGGGTCCATCGTGTACCCCATGACTGGACTGGTCCCAGATTCGGGCCACTTCTTCAAGTTTATCCTGGTGTTAGTTCTTTtcaacctcgccgccgccgcgatcTGCCTGTTCATCGGCATCGTATGCAAGGATGGCAGCGTCGCCAACCTCGTAGGCAGCCTAGTCATGCTTTTCAGTCTGCTCTTTGCCGGCTTTCTCCTGAACCACGATGCCACGCCGGCTGGCGCACTCTGGCTACAAACGCTATCAATTTTCCATTACGGATTTGAGTCGCTCATAGTCAACGAGGTGGTTGAACTGACACTGGTGGACAAGAAGTACGGGCTGGATATCACCGTCCCAGGCGCGGCCATTCTCAGTTCATTTGGTTTCAACAATAGTGCGCTTTGGACAGACGTTCGGAATCTGGGTATTTTCGCAGCTGCCTTCGTCCTTTTGGCTTATGCAGCAATGCATGTCCTTCTCGTTGAGAAGCGATGA
- a CDS encoding uncharacterized protein (EggNog:ENOG503P429) encodes MSGSYGRLGLRHALTARRNFSTSRPSQSNIVPPESPSYIRLPTPAQSDETKPPRVRGHLPVPREIFPRPEGDLKVQPDYIQRTAPKPSKQRTPSNDAQRWKATLADNRRQNLAGSLQALWERRSASDKLRNARVTRKFNEHNRAAAAPEREDDVLTRSTVLGAILDTKVYPDPQRFSRADRSRTEVLAREAAKREARRDALMELYISASNFIVQESELRAEIDRVFTEDYFRKQSQAVNRYGATENTWGIYGKPPSIANMLETSTGTSTKLMDYYESEYDRSVKRQKKIAEDLTGGKME; translated from the coding sequence ATGTCCGGTTCATACGGGCGTCTGGGACTTCGCCATGCCCTAACAGCCCGACGGAATTTTTCAACATCGCGACCTTCGCAGTCCAACATCGTGCCCCCGGAGTCACCCTCCTATATCCGCCTCCCCACGCCTGCTCAATCCGATGAAACAAAGCCCCCACGAGTTAGAGGTCATCTCCCGGTACCGAGGGAAATATTTCCCCGCCCCGAAGGAGACCTTAAAGTGCAACCCGATTACATCCAGCGCACTGCACCAAAGCCATCGAAACAGCGAACTCCGTCCAACGACGCACAGCGATGGAAGGCCACACTGGCGGATAATCGACGACAGAATCTTGCAGGAAGTCTACAGGCCCTGTGGGAAAGGCGATCCGCGAGCGACAAGCTGCGCAACGCCCGTGTAACCCGCAAATTCAACGAGCACAACAGGGCTGCGGCTGCCCCGGAGCGTGAAGACGATGTTTTGACACGTAGCACTGTCTTGGGCGCGATTCTGGACACCAAAGTGTACCCAGACCCCCAGCGATTCTCTCGTGCTGATCGCAGCCGCACAGAGGTGCTAGCGAGGGAAGCCGCGAAGCGAGAGGCCAGACGTGATGCTCTCATGGAACTGTATATCAGTGCCTCGAACTTCATCGTGCAAGAGAGCGAACTGCGCGCAGAAATCGACAGAGTTTTCACTGAAGACTATTTCAGAAAGCAGAGTCAAGCTGTCAACCGCTATGGTGCCACGGAGAACACATGGGGCATATACGGCAAGCCGCCTTCCATCGCCAACATGCTGGAAACATCTACGGGCACATCGACAAAACTTATGGACTATTACGAGTCCGAGTATGACAGATCAGTCAAACGACAGAAGAAAATTGCGGAGGACCTGACAGGCGGAAAGATGGAGTAA